One Lacunisphaera limnophila DNA window includes the following coding sequences:
- a CDS encoding ArsR/SmtB family transcription factor, with protein MAKHRPLSEDALLLVAQRFAVLAEPMRLRLIQALFDGEKNVTELVAATEGTQANVSRHLQTLTAAHVLARRKEGLQVFYRIADPTIPKLCELVCGSLEKTLTRQAGHFEAAG; from the coding sequence ATGGCCAAACACCGCCCGCTTTCCGAGGATGCGCTGCTGCTCGTGGCGCAGCGTTTTGCCGTGCTGGCGGAGCCCATGCGGCTGCGGCTGATCCAGGCGCTGTTCGACGGGGAGAAGAATGTGACGGAGCTGGTGGCGGCGACGGAAGGCACGCAGGCGAACGTGTCGCGGCATCTCCAGACGCTCACGGCCGCGCACGTACTGGCGCGGCGGAAGGAGGGGCTCCAGGTGTTTTACCGGATCGCCGATCCGACGATCCCGAAGCTGTGCGAGCTGGTGTGCGGGAGCCTGGAGAAGACGCTCACGCGGCAGGCCGGGCACTTCGAGGCGGCGGGCTGA
- a CDS encoding methylglyoxal synthase: MTYKKIKMANRKRIALVAHDGQKQSIVDWARYNKGILVEHEILATGTTGGLVEKVLGVPVRKLQSGPLGGDQQIGALIVEGKVDFLMFFWDPLQPQPHDPDVKALLRMAVVWNVPVACDRSTADFIISSPLMHGEYERLVPDYEAYAKRSLPVEVKAGGRKGKE, from the coding sequence ATGACCTACAAGAAAATCAAGATGGCGAACCGCAAGCGGATCGCGCTCGTCGCGCACGACGGCCAGAAGCAAAGCATCGTGGACTGGGCGCGGTACAACAAGGGCATCCTCGTGGAGCACGAGATCCTGGCGACGGGCACGACTGGCGGCCTGGTGGAGAAGGTGCTGGGCGTGCCGGTGCGCAAGCTGCAGAGCGGCCCGCTCGGCGGGGACCAGCAGATCGGCGCGCTCATCGTCGAGGGGAAGGTGGATTTCCTGATGTTCTTCTGGGACCCGCTGCAGCCGCAGCCGCATGATCCGGACGTGAAGGCGCTGCTGCGCATGGCGGTGGTGTGGAACGTGCCGGTGGCCTGCGACCGGTCGACGGCGGATTTCATCATCTCATCGCCGCTGATGCACGGCGAGTACGAGCGGCTGGTGCCGGACTACGAGGCCTACGCCAAGCGCAGTTTGCCGGTGGAGGTGAAGGCGGGCGGGCGGAAGGGGAAGGAATGA